Within the Setaria viridis chromosome 3, Setaria_viridis_v4.0, whole genome shotgun sequence genome, the region AGTAACTGGCAATTTATGGTATTTATGGTATGGGAGTGAGCTATTCAATTCGACATTTCTTTCGATGCGTCGGTGTCAACTTTAATTCAGTCGGTCCAAATATTCGTCCAGGAGTTGACTGGTCCGCTGACCACCGGTCCACTGAGGTGACCCCCTGCTCTGATGGAGATGTTTAACCTCGACGATAACGATGTTTGCTGAGGGGCTTCAAGGGCAGCGGCAGGTTTTAAAGGCCTGGGGAGGTGGCCTAGGCGTGCGCGCCAcgacgcggaggcggcgcggtccGGCTCGGACTTGAGTTCAAGTCGGGCGTGGGTGGTCGGAGGTGGCGAATGACAAGCGAGCTCCACCTGTCATCGGGTGAGGTGGAGAGTTTGCCGCGGAGTGGGCTGGTGCGGAGGATGGGTCGGCTGCTGGGCTGCTGCGTAGCTGCGAAACTGagctgaaagaaagaaagagcgggccgaaaggagaaggagaaaagaaaaagaaaaagaaaaattttccTATTATTTTAAAAGGGattcaaacaaatgaattcaaatataaatttgaattcaaacaaccaaaatcaatgcaccagcatgaatgcagcaataaactcctatgattcattaattcaatttagaaaaatatttgaatgcctaggaaattaaataaaattttagaaaatccttaaatccttaaacaagcaaataaattctagcaaattctaacaaattttattaatttgcaaAAGTAAAAAATGAGGGTGTTACACATTTGCAGCTCCATGAAAGGAGGGTCGTCCGTGTAAATTCAAGTTAGTGGGACTCAGAATGCTAGCTATTCCATTCTTGACCACTACCTTTAAGTCATACTTTTTCTCGAAAGGCCTTCTGAATCATACTCCGTCAACAATGCAATTATCATTCTTTTGCAGAGAAAGATGGATGCGACAAGAATACAATATTACGTAGTGATCGGCTTGATCAAAAGCGCGTGCAAGATAATCAAGAAATTGCGAGCCTGGTTGGATATCAACTTTTGCCAAGCCAATATCGTGGCAAGCCAAAATTAGGGCTTGTTAAAATCAAGACCTACCAAAATTAAGGCAAGAAAAGTTTGTATTCACTTGGTTTAGTGACAAAATATGGCAACCAATATTTTCTTTCGTGTGAGCTTCAAGAATTTTCTAGTGCCTTGCCATGATATTAGCTACAAATGTTGGTGCACCCTTTTTTAGTGCCCCTTTTTTAGTGAACCAAGttggggaaatattaacgacctccttataccccttaaaacaacaatcataaaggtcCAGGCCAACCTGCGGAAATAGCGATCTCCGCCGACCCAGCATAGGCAAGGAGCATCccacttcgcctcgcccgacccagggccccggggtcggacacgcccgacccctcgctggcgaaactccacctcgcccgacccacgatcccagggtcggatgcgcccgacccctcgccataaggctccacctcgcccaaccccgggcgtagggggtcggacccATCCGGGCCCccaagacaagggtccgcctcgggcgcagaccggcagacgagagcgcggatctcgtgggcccccaccgatctcgccataaatgcgccgcggctctaacgcgcagaaaggcgcccgcgctcctcgacgtgacccgccacaagtacccgtgcaGTACGCTATAGCCACGACCACACAGTCTACAGCGGCCGCGGCCTTCCCTGATTCATCGTAGGACACTCATTGCATGCgtcgcccggcacaggagggagcgccgcccgttctcgcgctcAGCCTATCCGGCGATAGGGACGCGAtgtccgtgttccacgggccataagcaggacaacagaggtcagccgtctcccccaacgtgcacGGTTGCCACGGCCGAACACCATCATTATGCTCGGCGGCAACGGTCGTCCGgaggatcgtcgacaggatccggcGACAGCCGTCCTCCTCCGATGGCTGTGCTGATAGGAGACGAAGGCCGGGCAGAAGGCGGCGACCCGGAGACTTGGtcattttccttattttttacttagcttatctcttttacttctccacacacctGAGccctccttgcactataaaaggagaaccaggggccccgagaccaggaggactctcaagccaacagaacccacacactcatctcacgagcatcagtgcacacccaagagacttgggaccggctccctctctcgcctgtttgtaacccctactacagaccacgcgtgagtaacacgagcagctcctcatactggacgtagggctttccttgtccgaaccagtctaacccccgtgtcctctcacgctaCCATCCGAaaccttacgcgcataaaagaaatttactagccgtacttttgatccgctaatctcgacaacgacacAAGTGATAGCTAAAATTTTTAAGCATGTTCTAATTTTGGTTGGGCAAACTTTGGCACCCAACCAACTCTGCTTGCTTGCAAACCGCTGGCCCTATGATTGGGAGACCTGGTTGTCCCTCAAAGTCAAAAGTTTATTCATAGAAACGCAAAAGTGCGTTCATAAAGCAGTTACACAGTATGTGTACGTGTAAAGcttgaaacatcaaaagcttTTGACTACGTAATGTCTATTGGCCGGGAGCTTTGGTTTTGGTTAGAAATGGAGAGCTTGGATTACCATTATGGTAGCTACATCCTCTCCTCGGCTCGGTTACTCTTAAGGACTTATTCGGTTGATCTCCTCCTAAAGAAATTGGAGGTCATTAAGCTAGATGGGTCGATACTCCTAATGACCAACATATCGTTTTTTTCTTTGCAGCACCGTACCTTGGAAATTTTTACGCATTAAAAGGTTAAGTTTATTTTGGCTTGGAATTGTAGTATATGGCAATATGTGGCCACTGCATCAATATATGTGATTTTTGTTTTAATAATTAATTCCTTCAAACATTGTAAACGtgttcttgttgttgttgtttcccTGCAGCTGTGTCTCATGGATTGTTTGCCAAGGAATTTATGGCTTTAGTATCAGCAGGCTAGAAAAGGGCGGGCGGTGGagacagcggcggcgacgggcggcgatcTCGCTGGAATTCGCTCGAAAACGAGCATCCGGCCACCGTTCGCGATGAGGTTTGGCTCTGAAGCGAGCTAGGGAGATGACGAACGCGACTATGGTGTCCTTGCGGTGGTTTATCGTGGCAACAGCGGCACGTGGCTCAAAGAGGCGACTCGGCGTGGTGGCGGTAACTCCGGTGAGCTCGTGCGCGCAAAAGAAGGCACAGGAGTGCACGGGATCTTCACGGGAAGCTTCCTCACCTCCTCGCGATGCTTCGGGCGATGATCTTATCGACGGGAaggcggcgatggaggagatCGAGGGTGGCGGCTAGCGACTAAGGCTcaagctcgggcggcggcgcaggagctcAAGGCGGTAGGGCGCTAGGGTTTGGTGAGGGGCTTCAAGGGCAGCGGCAGGTTTTAAAGGCCTGGGGAGGCGGCCTAGGCGTGTGCGCCACGACGCGGGGACGGCACGGTCCGGCTCGGACTTGAGTTCGAGTCGGGCGCGGGTGGCCGGAGGTGGCGAATGACAAGCGAGCCCCACCTGTCATCGGGTGAGGTGGAGAGTTTGCCGCGGAGTGGGCTGGTGCGGAGGATGGGTCAGCTACTGGGTCGCTGCGCAGCTGCGAAACTGAGCCGAAAGAAAGAGCGGGccgaaaggagaaggagaaaagaaaacgaaaagaaAGATTTTCCTATTGTTTTAAAAGGGattcaaacaaatgaattcaaatacaaatttgaattcaaacaatcaaaatcaatgcaccagcatgaatgcagcaataaactcctatgattcattaattcaattttagaaaaatatttgaatgcctaggaaattaaataaaatcttagaaaatccttaaatccttaaataagcaaataaattctagcaaattctaacaaattttattaatttgcaaAAGTTGAAAATGAGGGTGTTACACATTTGCAGCTCCAAGAAAGGAGGATCGTCCGTGTAAATTCAAGTTAGTGGGACTCAGAATGCTAGCTATTCCATTCTTGACCACTACCTTTAAGTCATACTTTTTCTCGAAAGGCCTTCTGAATCATACTCCGTCAACAATGCAATTATCATTCTTTTGCAGAGAAAGATGGATGCGACAAGAATACAATATTACGTAGTGATCGGCTTGATCAAAAGCGCGTGCAAGATAATCAAGAAATTGCGAGCCTGGTTGGATATCAACTTTTGCCAAGCCAATATCGTGGCAAGCCAAAATTAGGGCTTGTTAAAATCAAGACCTACCAAAATTAAGGCAAGAAAATTTTGTATTCACTTGGTTTAGTGCCAAAATATGGCAACCAATATTTTCTTTCATGTGAGCTTCAAGAATTTTCTAGTGCCTTGCCATGAGTTTAGCTACAAATGTTGGTGCACCTTTTTTTTATGAACCAAGTGATGGCTAAAATTTTTAGGCATGTTCTAAATTTTGGTTGGGCAAACTTTGGCACCCAACCAAGCAGGCTCTGCTTGCTTGCAAACCGCTGGCCCTATGATTGGGAGACCTGGTTGTCCCTCAAAGTCAAAAGTTTATTCATAGAAACGCAAAAGTGCAGTTCGTTCATAAAGCAGTTGCACAGTATGTGTACGTGTAAAGcttgaaacatcaaaagcttTTGACTACGTAATGTCTTTTGGCCGGGAGCTTTGGTTTTGGTTAGAAATGGAGAGTTTGGATTACCATTATGTTAGCTACATCCTCTCCTCGGCTCGGTTACTCTTAAGGACTTATTCGGGTGATCTCCTCCTAAAGAAATTGGAGGTCACTAAGCTAGATGGGTCGATACACCTAATGACCAACATATCGTTTTTTTCTTTGCAGCACCTTGGAAATTTTTACGCATCAAAAGGTAAGTTTATTTTGGCTTGGAATTGTAGTATATGGCAATATGTGGCCACTGCATCAATATATGTGATTTTTGTTTTAATAATTAATTACTTCAAACATTGTAAACgtgttgttgttgctggtgtTTCCCTGCAGCTGTGTCTCATGGATTGTTTGTCAAGGAATTCATGGCTTTAGTATTCATCAATGTGATGTTTACATCCAAATTTGTTATTTGGGCCGTCAAATTTTGATGAAAACTTGAATGAAAACAGATACACGATCGATCGAGAGCGAGCCTGGAGCTAAAACATTTCCTTTTGTTAAACGGGCAGGGCCAGGCGTGTGGCGCGTGAAAGGATAGCCCAGCCCATTTATGATGATGGATCCGCCGTCCTGAATTGCAGAGGCAGCTCCACACCTCGGCCCATGACCCATGGATCCACGTCTTGGCGGCGGCGTTCCCATACGTATAACTCGGCACCACTTCGACCTTCGCTCGTTTTGTTGCTGCTGGCATCACCAGACTTGACGACACCCAGATCGACGCGAATGCGATGGCCGATGAACTCAGCAGCGGCTGCGATGGCGGCTCCGGCGATGGCATCCTTGACCACCTTGTCTCTGCGGCTGTTCCTGCCGGCGCCGGTGGCAGCAGACATGACCGCACCAGCTAGGGCGCCTCCGATCACCGCGTTCTTCTGCAGGACCAGAAACAACAGCAACATAAAAACTGAAGATCGGTACAGACAGCTGCGATGCCGATCGACCAATTCAAAGCTCCCTGAAAACATATTTACCCAGTCAGTGCGACCACGCATCTCCTCCACCGTAGACTCCATGGCCCCATAAACTCCAGCAGCAGTACCTTGACAAACAATTCAAGGAATTGTTGTTGGAGAAAGAAGAAACAGTGATGATCAAGAGAGTGCTAGGAGATGAAGGATATGGACTCTGTCATTGAGCTAGTCTGAAACAATCTATCAGTCAGCTGATTACTTACCCCAGTATGCGCCCTCCTTGCAAATTTTCTTCAGCTATGCATATTGATAGGAAGAAAGACTTAATAAGCTATATATGATATCCCACTGCATTTTGATGTAAGTTGCAACAAACAAGTAGCATGCATGATGTTGATGATGTGTGTTTACCGAATGCTGAAGCTTGTGCTTCGAAACGTCCCCGGTGGCGAAGCAGTGGAACGCGTCCTCGGCGGCGACCTtgcaggcggcgacggcggcggcgttgcggaAGGCGCGCACGGCGCGGTTCAGCACGGGGCTGCCCGCCGCGATGCCATTGTTTGGCCACCACCGCGACCCCAGCCACACCACCTCCACCCAGAATTCTACGAGCTCAGGCATTTCGTCGATCTCTTCCTGAATCTCTCTCTGCGACTCTGCGCAAGTACCAAGATGGATACAACAAGTTACATACTACTAGAAGGGATGCAGAAGCAAGGAACTCTTTCGTTTTTTAGTTAAGTTTTGGAGAAACGCAGATGCAGGAAGCAAGGAACTTAACCTTTGCTTTGGTAGTATTTGGTATCGAATCGAATTATCATCGATCAACACAGGGATGGAGTGGAGTTGAGGGAGGGAAGCAAAGCATGCACAAGTATTAGGCCCCCTGTCACAATGAGCCGGGCCAATGGCTTTATTGTGGTTTACATCTAACATTTCAATTTTTTAGGCATCATCCAACATTACAAGCACGCAGGTTTTCAGCCTTTCAGGTGCAGGCGAGCGAGCCCTAAGGCTGAGggatggggaggaagaagaagaggatcggTCAGCCGTGTTATTTTCCGCACTCATCTCAAATATTAGAAGGTCGATAAGTTTTTTCCTttcggaagatggataggatctCCGAGTGCCACCTGAGGTAAAAGTTTTTTCTAAGGCCGGCTGGGTCCGGTCTTATCCAGACGGCCTTGACTTACCAAAGCTAGGAGTTGAATAGAACCTTGTAGCTTTTGACTTATTTTTTTGAATTGTTAAGAGCTTAATGGTTGGTCGCTATTGAATTTGCATCATTTTCAAAACAAGTGCGTGAAATTTCGCACAAAAGTACAAGTACACTTGCCTTCCTTTCCCAACTTTTCCTCAGTAGGGACTATACTGCCTAACTTCCTTTCTAGAGGAAACGGGAGACTTATTATTCACAAGCCTTTTTTACGGCTTGTGTTCTCGAAAAAAAGCCTTTTTTACGGCTTGTGTTCTCGAAAAAAggattagtataaaaatatttgACGGTCTAGATTAATTGCGTACTATTGAAATCTTCACCTATGATATGGGTAGTATACAaaagtagtataggtagtataagggtacCATGGTAAAAAAATACGGATGACGTTACTAAAATTTTAAAGGTACCCCGGCAAAAGAATACCTATGGTTCGCGAATGAGTGGATTTGCATGTAAAGAACCATTTCCCAAAGCAGGCTGGGCTAGCTTGCCCGATAAAAGGACATTTTGCAGGCGGCGTCAGTCCTTGGCCCACAGCCCACAGATCCAATCGGTGGCGTTTTTGAATTCCCAAGATTTTACCATTTTGGCGCCACTTTTATTGGCATCTTGGGGCACCTCCCATATTTTAATCTGCTCAATTTCATCGGTATCCTCGAGTCTAATGGGACCGAAAACGACGTGCCTGCGGTGGCTGATGAACTCAACAGCCGTTCCAATGGCGCCACCGGCGATGGAATGCTTGATCACCTGCTTGGTGTCTCTGTGGCTGCTGTTGGCGGCGGAGATGAGAGCACCAGCTAACGCGCCTCCGATCATCGCGTTCTTCTACACGATCGATCGATGGAGTACCAAAAATAACAATGTAAATGGTGAAGATTTCTGCAGACATCAGAAAAACATGGCTCCCTCAAATCATTGGATCAGTGTTCGTGGTTACCCAGTCAGAGCGACCGCGCATCAGCTCCAATCCATACTCGATGGCCTCAAAagctccagcagcagcgcctGCGTGCAGATTTGATTTGTGAAAGAGAGAAACATCTGATCGACCAGAAGAGGGCGAATTAAAGGAGATTATGGATTGATGCCGATGCaaacaatcaagtttggaaaacaagtAACAGAATTACCCCAGTACGAACCCTCCTTGCACATGTTCTTCACCTGCATACATAATAGATATTCGAGCAAAGATTAAAGTATACTCGGATTAACAAGTTCGATGTTAAATGTATATACTCGGATACTCCCTCCAATAACAAACAAGTGATGTTTTTCTTAGACATTGACATGGTCTTCTAAACACAGATTTTTGTTTTACTACAACTTTTTATTACTAATATAGTGAAGAAATCTATGAAGGTACTCACTGAATGCTTAACTTTGTGCCTTGAAACACCCCCTGCAAACAAAAACGAAAGTTTGTTGGCGAAAGATAAAATTGATCAAGTAAGGAAATGAGATGCTGATGAGCAGAGCGCCGCAGATTATAAATGATGGATCAAGAAAGAGACCTGTTGTGAGGCAGTCGAAAGCATCCTCGGCGGCGACCttgcaagcggcggcggcgccgacgttGAGGAAGCTGCGGAGGGCGCGGTGCGACAGCAGGAAGCCATGGAGCTTGGGGTTCAGCACGGGCCTGTCCATCTCGATGCTCACCGTGATGGTGCTCCGCCGCGGCAGCCCTAACCAGACGGCCTCAGCCTCGAATGATTCGGCTCCCGTGATCTTGGCCATCTCTCCCTGTCTCTCGCTCGCAGCgccaagaaaaagaagaagctcCTACTAGAATGAATGACCTCACTGAACTTTTGTGTGGAATGCCAGGTGCTGCAAGCAAGGAattccttcttttttcttttgaaaaaagaaatggatACTGCAAGCAAGGAACTTGGGCTGAGAGACTAAGGCAAAGAAGCACCACTGCCCTTTCCGTAACGGGCCGGCCCAAGGATTTCTACCGGGCCAGACCACCTGCGGCAGTAAAGAAGGCCCATGGGCTGCATCCCGTCTTCGACTGTAGTGCCCTTCTacggaaatcctatccatcttcaaGAAAAATTTTTAAGCCTTCCAATATTTAAGATTCGTGCAGGAAATGAGATCCATCAGATCTGCATCAACTGCGCTGTCGTCGCGGCCACCCCTGCTCGCCGTCACGCGCTCGTGTGCTGCCGCCTGACGCCAccctcccctcccgcccccACCACCGTCACGCTGCCCCGCGCCGCCACAACCGACTGGCACCGCCACCCCGACCCGTGCGCGAGCTCGCCGGTCGCCAGAGTCGGAGAAGAAGGTTAGattaactttttttaaaatgttggtgcaacttTTTTCGAATAAATATTGGTCCAATAATTTTCAGTGGACCGTTATCAAATGGACTTTCGGTAGTCATACCTGTAGTTGCTGTGCTGGGTGATGCGCGATTTGCTGGGCTTTCGTGGGCTTACATTTCTTGTACATGCGCAGGAGCCCCCGCTCTTCTAGGCTCTCTCTGGGCCTGCTTTACCCTGCTTTCTCTTCCAGCCCCGTCCTCCAAGAAACACACTGAATCATGGACGCCGCCgcagcttccgccgccgccacggccgccggcgacgaggagcagGACCAGGCGCGGATGGACGCCATCACCGACAAACTACAGACTCGAGACGCGTAACTAGTCCTTTCTCTCTCTATCTATTCCGAGGAGCCCTTCCCTTGCTCGCTCGCTGAGCCGCGTCTCCCTCTCCCCCCGTGTGGTGCCTCGCAGGATGCGGCTGTACAACTGGCTCTCGCAGCGCTGCTTCTCCGACTGCGTCGTCACCTTCTACCGCCGGGCGCTCGGCAAGCGGGAGGAGGAGTGCGTCCGCTCCTGCGTCCGCAAGTACCAGCTCTTCTCCACATCGTCGGCCGCGCGCTTCGCCTACCTCGCCgaccccacctcctcctcttcggcAGCATCCGACGACTGATTGGCCGATGCGCGTGCCCATCGACGCCTCTTTACGAGCCCAGTTAGTTGTCATCTTGCTCAAGCCGGCTACTTTGTTTGCTTCAGTTTTTCTTCAGTCGAGCTTAGCTTTAGCTTTGTGATCTCAAGGAAATTGAAACGCGACGCCATAAGATGAGAGTAGAAGTTTACTACCATTAGAAATTGGAAGGCCAAGAGTAATTTGTGCCACACAAGGAATTTGGAATTTTgatgaatggatggatggatggattctTCATGTCCTGCGGTTTTCACTCTGAATGAATTTTGCTTTCCATTTGCACCTTGCCAGGCAGTAACTTGATATATATGCAAAAGGAGTTATTTTTCATCTCATGCGATGCTTTATGTTTAGCTTCAGTTTCTATCCTGTACAACAACATCATTGCAATCCAgctcattttttctttctccacCCTGGGTGAGGCAACAATGTTTCATTCAAAAGATGTGGTTGACCAGAGTAATGTGGCAAGCACAAATGAGCCTCATATTACTGCCACAGAGACAATGCCATTAACAGAAATGGTTAGCCCTAATCAGTAATTCTGTATAGTGCATTCCTTGATTCCAGATTTTTATGGGGACAGTGATTTGGGCCTAAAGCTGCAAACAAAAATGCTATGATGCTTCTGGGCTAAAGAGAACATCCCAAATTTACAGTAGCCTGCTAAGATATTTGATCTCACTAGTTAAGATCAACACCTGTTGGTTAATACTCTTAATGTGTACAAGTTTGACAAACTATTTGGAATACTGTTAAAGATTAAGTTTGTATTCTTTGTGGTATTTATTTACAAATATTGGTGACCATAGCATGTAAGAGTTCAGCTCGCGAACAGCATGCAGCAGTTTTATGAATAATTATTTGAATTTTCTGTAGAACCTTAAATCATCTGATGCACCAAGAAAACCTTTAACTATTGTGGCCGCATCCTTCAGTTGATTACAGCCATAAACCCTCAATCAGTCATGTTATCGCCATTAATGCTGAAGTGCAGAAGAAATGTGCAGCGGAACAGCCAAAACCTTCTCTTTCTCTATTTTGTGTGTAACAATGCATCATATCTTGTCTTTTCCATTTTAGATGAAATTTGTTTTTTCAACTACACTTAATCTGCTGCCTTGATATAGACCTGAATTTCATATCCTAAGCGATGGGTGAAATTTATTGTTCAACTTCTGATATTCCTAAAAAGATGGCCAAAACAGTTTATCTATCCCATGACCTGACCTAAGATGAATCGTTATTTCCGACCTCCTGGTATCTCCATTTCCTGAAAGGTTTCCCCCCCTCACAAGTTCAAGAGATAGAGACAAGAATGATTCATTTGAGCAATTTGATTGATCAGAGTAATACAGCCAAAATCACAAATGGACCTGAAATAGCAAATATAATGACACCAGGGAATAGGTTGGAAAGCCATCATGATTGCATATTGAGTGCTGCATATGTCGGTCTCTAAGCATCAGCGAGACGCTCCCATTGATCAGAGCACTCAGCAGGAAGCAGATGAGTTGATCGGTTAATGGTGGCAGAGGCCGGTCCATTTGCATTTATGGTTCTTGCTTCTGATAACATGGAAGAGCACACTCACTGCTACAACAAGAAGAATAGAGTCTTTTTTAGTCCCAAGAAAGTTGGATGAACAGTTTACACATCACAGCTCAACTAAAtgattattttgtttattttgtgCTGTGTCTGATCTGAGAAGGTTAGTAGCACTCCTTTCATCTCATTTTTGTGCTATCCAAAATTTTTCAGATGGCTTGATGTTTAGAAACCAAGTTCCTCATTACATCAATTATGAGAACCTCATTGCATCAATTATGGGAAGGGTTCTGTTTTCACTGTGCAGGTCATTCTTAAGGTCAGAACAGTACTGgttcttaaaaaaaacagaacagTACTGTGTGCACATCAGCCTATGGAGGCTCCTTCAAACTTAAAATTCGACCACAAAAGTTAAAAGTTAGATTGAATCTTTGCGAACTCTGGTGAAGAATTGACTGGATTACTTTCTTCATGCATTCATGTAAGAAATGAAATGAATGATCTGTAACAGCGGAAACACCTCTGCCAACGTCCAGACTGATCGTTCCTGAGTCCTGACATGCTTTACgttctttttaatttttgttATCCCTCGTGTAAGATTGATTGTTTATTTTATACTGGCACTTAGGTCACCTTTAAGTGACGGTAATTACTATTCTCGAATGACAGCAAATTCAATCTGTGAGTTTGCTGATATTTCGAACATAAACGACCAAGTACCAATGCAATTCAGGTACAAGAGGTAAAAACATCCAGCTACAAGCCACCACCATCAACATACACAGCTAATTCTGGCTCAGGCATCGTCAGTCTATTGCAATTCCATGTTTCAAGTACTTGGCATACAGACTAGTCCATAGCAATTTACTACTAGCAAGACTTCTTGTGCGCAAGAGACTCATTTGGGGTTCCTGAGAACAATGATGACTGAATCCCCACGGAGGAACATCTTGCTTATGAACCTGTCTTTGTTCACTGGAAGAGCCTTCTTCTTGCCTTTACCGGTCTTTGGTACCTGTAACACAAGCAACAATTGTTCACGAATGAACAAAGCAATACTAGATgagaaaaaatacaaaaaccAGGAGAATAAGGTTACATACCTCAGTCCACATCTCCCTAACATTCTCAAGCACCATGTTGCAATGCCGATCAAATGCTCTCACACGACCAAGTAACTTCCTGTTGTTCCGGCAGTTGATAAGAACCTAAGACATAGGGCACAGCACATAATAATCAGGATAAGGATTGCAAAGCACTATCTGCAGTCAGCACCATGCAATTTAACAAAAAATCTCTTAATATGCAAAACAGCAGAGAGAAACAGTACAGCACTTAACAATGATATAGTGACCATACTTGTAGGGAAAGATGGCCTTGCATAACATGCACAGTTTAGGTCAGGTGGGTGGAAATACGGCCTTATGGGGTTTGGTAATTGCTTGCCCAGCAGTTGGCAGCAATTAAGCAGGCAGGACA harbors:
- the LOC117847825 gene encoding outer envelope pore protein 16, chloroplastic yields the protein MPELVEFWVEVVWLGSRWWPNNGIAAGSPVLNRAVRAFRNAAAVAACKVAAEDAFHCFATGDVSKHKLQHSLKKICKEGAYWGTAAGVYGAMESTVEEMRGRTDWKNAVIGGALAGAVMSAATGAGRNSRRDKVVKDAIAGAAIAAAAEFIGHRIRVDLGVVKSGDASSNKTSEGRSGAELYVWERRRQDVDPWVMGRGVELPLQFRTADPSS
- the LOC117847826 gene encoding outer envelope pore protein 16, chloroplastic — its product is MAKITGAESFEAEAVWLGLPRRSTITVSIEMDRPVLNPKLHGFLLSHRALRSFLNVGAAAACKVAAEDAFDCLTTGGVSRHKVKHSVKNMCKEGSYWGAAAGAFEAIEYGLELMRGRSDWKNAMIGGALAGALISAANSSHRDTKQVIKHSIAGGAIGTAVEFISHRRHVVFGPIRLEDTDEIEQIKIWEVPQDANKSGAKMVKSWEFKNATDWICGLWAKD
- the LOC117846818 gene encoding mitochondrial import inner membrane translocase subunit Tim9; this encodes MDAAAASAAATAAGDEEQDQARMDAITDKLQTRDAMRLYNWLSQRCFSDCVVTFYRRALGKREEECVRSCVRKYQLFSTSSAARFAYLADPTSSSSAASDD
- the LOC117846817 gene encoding uncharacterized protein, with the protein product MAEETNGKKEEEEFSTGPLSVLMMSVKNNTQVLINCRNNRKLLGRVRAFDRHCNMVLENVREMWTEVPKTGKGKKKALPVNKDRFISKMFLRGDSVIIVLRNPK